The nucleotide sequence CCGCTCAAGTCTGGTGATGATATGAGACGTCTCATGGCACTCTTTCTGGGTGCAATGATCCTGACTGGCCTGCTGGCCGTCCCGGCTTTGGCTCAATCCGATGAACCTCAGGTGGTCATCGTGGAGGTTGATACGTCGCGGTATGACGAGGATGGTTTGACAACCATCGTGGCCGAGATCCGAAACGTCGAGGACGTCGACCTAAGTCAGATCGTCGTTGCCGAAGAAGGTGTCGTCTTCGATCCCAGCACCGTCACGGTTGCTTCGATCGGTGAGACCAATGTTGAAGTCGGAGTGGTACTGGCGATTGACGTGTCTGGTTCAATGATCGGGGCTCCGATAGAGGCAGCCAAGGCCGCGGCCATCAACTTCGTGAACAATAAACGTCCGGCCGACAGCATCGCCCTAGTGACCTTCGGGGATGCCGTCAACATTCGCGTGCCATTTACGACAAATGCCCGGTCGGTCACGTCTGTTATTGCCGGTCTCACGACAGACGGAGCAACGGCGTTCTACGACGGCATGATGGCGTCGGTGCGATTGTACGAGGACTTAACACTTCAGCCGCACATCATCGCATTGACCGATGGCACAGACCAGGGTTCGGCGGCGACGCTCGAACAGGTCAAACAAGCCGTCGTTGCCGGGGGTGTTCGGGTGTTCGGAATTGCCCTGGAGGGAACTGATTTCAACGGCGGGCCGGTCGAAGAGATCGCCGTGGCCAGTCCTGGCGGGCGCTATCAAGCTACATCGGATGCGGCCCAGTTGAACGCCCTCTACTCCGATATCCGTCGAGAACTCAACAACAAGGTCGTGATCACCATCAACGGCCGTCAAAATGATCCGCTGGATACGAGATTTCTGGTC is from Acidimicrobiia bacterium and encodes:
- a CDS encoding VWA domain-containing protein; translation: MRRLMALFLGAMILTGLLAVPALAQSDEPQVVIVEVDTSRYDEDGLTTIVAEIRNVEDVDLSQIVVAEEGVVFDPSTVTVASIGETNVEVGVVLAIDVSGSMIGAPIEAAKAAAINFVNNKRPADSIALVTFGDAVNIRVPFTTNARSVTSVIAGLTTDGATAFYDGMMASVRLYEDLTLQPHIIALTDGTDQGSAATLEQVKQAVVAGGVRVFGIALEGTDFNGGPVEEIAVASPGGRYQATSDAAQLNALYSDIRRELNNKVVITINGRQNDPLDTRFLVRYGAANDTAAVAVPGYLTPEDRIVTATTIPAEPTIAEGVLIASGAPAPLGTLKLVAIVASFFGVVSLLWIMIGPRGDEQQQRMRERMRQFERGGSRSEGDESWLARIPGLRRLSASATAAADKRGVLHGLESALAQANIALGPGEAIAASLLLSAVVGLLVALFTRRIVFGGVVAAVMILFVFAVLSYLSGRERRRFESQLPDTLTLLSTSLRAGYSLLQAVEAVASEAPDPTAREFGRAVAEIRLGRQVVGGLEGVADRTGSEDF